The following are encoded in a window of Schistosoma haematobium chromosome Unknown HiC_scaffold_335, whole genome shotgun sequence genomic DNA:
- a CDS encoding uncharacterized protein (EggNog:ENOG410V83G~COG:A), with translation MAHPAKRSRYDVLAAATAQFYNTTGTVPGSLHLATDISYLVTNQPSCTIVVADIPEGCTERDLIGLFSRYGQIKNAKLVCSGRAALVEFCEISPPTRLVHMAKINPFCVGPNRVRLEFSSETITPVIDRKHQSQSSALDNNAPTRILHLDISNAEYPITVDVIKAICSPHGNILRTFIGKKNVDRSLEALVEFENVEEARAAKEQLDGADIYSGCCNLTVAYSRLQRVHVTQNDSESWDFTGPSGNLEGPLNNSSTQRTLLGSVAPPPNSAVASAILPPPAAAPFPHVSPMYGAQPYPPSQTPMGYYGVGPLIPPACAVPAVTPFASPYPGYWQPNMIPAAGIQSLRPQASTGFTPPSQIIILPTPPSVHQVNASGIGIGHSTSNLSVSTPAARQSDLSVFEAIEGVVLMASNIPQRMNCDHLFNLICLYGNVARIKFLKTRPGYAMVQVGNPETGDLIHRYFSGVCVFEQVIQFHHSKVTELKEHENLGTLADGSPVMKNYMTDPNNRFRNSMVAAKSRILEPSRTLHFFNAPLNFSPDDICRVFSDCGATPPPRVVIFTSKAGQKTSLGLVEWDTLTEALEALILANHRPVHLSGYAHPFHLKIAFSPKPISDDRAGISLIRYPAPPLMPGHHGSLAINGQRNDKAPGGGSNGEQEDELDILSKMEKAEGCAKPKSKGDSADAKSDSTKFPEDESNGAPNSSGVTGNET, from the exons ATGGCGCACCCTGCAAAACGGTCAAGGTATGATGTTCTTGCCGCAGCTACCGCTCAGTTCTACAACACTACAGGGACAGTACCGGGAAGCCTTCACCTGGCAACTGATATCTCCTATCTAGTTACTAATCAACCGAGTTGCACTATTGTCGTTGCAGACATCCCGGAAGGTTGTACAGAAAGGGATTTGATTGGTCTTTTCAGCAGATACGGGCAGATTAAAAATGCCAAGCTGGTATGCAGTGGTCGAGCTGCTCTTGTTGAGTTTTGTGAAATTTCTCCTCCCACTAGACTTGTCCACATGGCGAAAATCAACCCTTTTTGTGTCGGTCCGAATCGCGTTAGGCTGGAATTTTCTTCCGAAACAATTACTCCTGTAATTGACCGCAAACATCAATCACAGTCTTCAGCCTTGGACAACAATGCCCCTACACGCATTcttcatttagatatttcaaatgctGAATACCCAATAACTGTCGATGTAATAAAGGCAATCTGTTCTCCTCATGGGAATATCCTAAGAACCTTTATTGGGAAAAAGAATGTTGACCGTTCATTAGAAGCTCTTGTTGAATTTGAAAATGTTGAAGAGGCTAGGGCAGCCAAAGAGCAGCTTGATGGTGCTGACATATATTCCGGTTGTTGTAATCTTACGGTTGCATATTCCCGTCTTCAACGTGTTCATGTGACTCAGAACGATAGTGAGTCCTGGGATTTCACTGGTCCAAGTGGCAATTTAGAAGGACCTCTGAACAATTCTTCCACTCAGCGTACGCTACTTGGCTCAGTAGCTCCGCCTCCCAATTCAGCCGTAGCTTCTGCAATCTTACCACCTCCTGCAGCCGCCCCATTCCCACATGTGTCTCCGATGTATGGCGCACAACCCTACCCTCCCTCCCAAACACCGATGGGTTACTATGGAGTGGGTCCACTTATTCCTCCGGCGTGCGCTGTCCCTGCCGTGACACCGTTTGCCTCTCCATATCCAGGTTACTGGCAACCTAATATGATCCCGGCTGCTGGTATCCAGTCACTCAGGCCACAAGCTTCGACTGGTTTCACACCACCATCACAAATCATAATACTTCCAACCCCTCCTTCAGTTCATCAAGTAAATGCTAGCGGAATTGGGATTGGTCATTCAACATCAAACCTATCTGTATCAACTCCGGCTGCTCGTCAATCGGACTTGTCAGTTTTTGAAGCTATTGAAGGTGTAGTTTTAATGGCCAGCAATATACCACAGCGCATGAATTGTGATCATCTGTTCAATTTAATTTGTCTGTATGGTAATGTTGCACGGATTAAGTTCCTGAAGACACGCCCTGGCTATGCAATGGTTCAAGTCGGAAACCCAGAAACAGGTGACCTCATACATCGATACTTCAGTGGAGTGTGTGTGTTTGAGCAAGTTATTCAGTTTCATCACAGCAAGGTGACGGAGCTTAAGGAACATGAAAATCTGGGGACATTGGCTGATGGGTCACCAGTTATGAAAAATTACATGA CGGACCCCAACAACCGCTTCCGAAACTCAATGGTGGCTGCCAAAAGTAGAATTCTTGAACCTTCTCGCACACTTCATTTCTTCAATGCCCCCCTTAATTTTAGTCCAGATGACATTTGCCGAGTGTTCTCAGATTGTGGTGCCACACCTCCACCCCGTGTTGTAATATTCACTTCTAAAGCAGGTCAAAAAACTTCTCTTG GATTGGTAGAATGGGATACGTTGACTGAGGCTCTTGAGGCCCTCATTTTGGCAAATCACCGGCCAGTTCACTTATCTGGATACGCTCATCCTTTTCATCTAAAAATTGCCTTTAGTCCGAAACCTATATCAGATGACAGAGCTGGCATTTCGCTGATACGTTATCCTGCACCTCCTTTGATGCCCGGACACCATGGATCGTTGGCGATAAATGGTCAGCGAAATGACAAGGCTCCTGGTGGCGGTTCTAATGGGGAACAAGAGGATGAATTAGATATTCTGTCGAAAATGGAGAAAGCCGAAGGTTGTGCAAAGCCTAAATCAAAGGGTGACTCAGCGGATGCTAAATCTGATTCAACTAAATTTCCAGAAGATGAATCCAATGGTGCACCAAATTCGTCGGGAGTGACCGGAAACGAAACTTAG